TGGTCGTGACCTGGAGCGGATATTCGACATCATGTATACCCACCAGTGCTTCAAGCTCATCGGGCGGACCACCTTCGACCGCGACGAGGAACGCTACGAATTCCTGGTGGTGTTGCCGGGCCTCAGCGATTAGATGGCGGCCCAGCGTCAGTCTCTTGCGCATGTTCGCGTGGGCTAGGGCTGTCAGGTGCGGAGCGCCTGGTATGCGTGTCCGCCAGCATGTTTTTTTCCGCTCGGTTTGACAGGGCAAAAGTAACGGCGCCGCCGGGGTATCCCCCGGCGGCGTCTTCGTCTTTGGAATGTTTGGCGCGGTCTGGCGGCGTCCGGAGACAGGCGCGGCGCTACACCGTGTGCCGCCCGCTCTCGCGTTTCCACTCCGATACCATTTCGCGCACCATGGCCGCGCGCGGCTCCTCCACCTGCTTGAAGCGTTCGGCGAACACATGCAGGTGGGTGCCGCCGCGGGGCGTGAACAGTCCCTTCACCCGGCACCACAGCGGGTCCAGCGCCTCGGTCATGTGGTCGAGCACGGTGTTGGTGATGGTTTCCATGAACGACTGGTGGTTGCGGTACGCGAACATGTACAGCTTGAAGCTTTTCGACTCCACGCACAGTTGGTCGGGGATGTATTCGGTGACGATGGTGGCAAAGTCGGGCTGGCCGGTCACCGGACACAGCGAGGTGAATTCCGGAAAGGCGATGCTCACGATGTAGGGCCGGTCCGGGAAATTGTTGGGGAAGGCTTCCAAAATGTGCGGGCCGGGCCCGGCGTGCGGGTAGTCGGCCTTCACGCCCAGCGTGCGCAGGTGGGCGGTCTGGTCCTGGCTGCGGGTATGGGTGGCGTCGGCGGTGCCCGATGTGCTGCCCGATGTGCTGCCCGATGTGCTGCCGGATGCGTTGGCGGACGCGGAACCGGACGCGGGGGATGCGGACTTCCTGGTCATGCGATGTTCTCCCGTGGGAATGTGATGCCGCATTGTCGCCGCTGGGGGCGGGCTTGGCAAGCGGCGTGGACGGCGTCCGTGGTGGTACTGGCGACAACTACTCCCGGCAACAGAAAACGGTTGCCACGGCGGGCCATTGCGCTATCCTGAGCGGCAAACCGTCCGCCACGGAGGATGTCCCATGGCCGAGTCCCATGCCAAAGGAGTGGAAGAAGCGCTCTCGCTCGTCAAGGGCGGGCTTGGCGGCATTGCCGATCAGGTGGTGCCGTGGTTTTTTGCCAATATGCCGGACTATTACCTGCGTACCCACTCGGTGACGGAGCAGGTGCACCACCTGCAAGCCATCATTTCCGGCCGGGTGGTCACGGACAACCACGCCGTGCGCCTGGCCAGCCCGGACGGCCGCAAGATCACCTACATTTCCCCCTCCGCCTCGCGCGACCTGCACGGCATTCTGGCCGGTCTGCTGGGTGAGCACATCGAGACCGCGCGCATCTACACCACGGCCGATGGGCAATTGGGGCTGAACGAATTCCTGCTGGCCCCGCAGCCCCGCGCGGGCAGCCTGCGCACAGTCCAGGGTGACGACCTGTTCAGCGCCGCTCTGGACGCCATGCGCGCCAGCGGCGAGCTGCCGGAAACGGACATGCCTCCCTTTGCCGCGTTTCTGGCCACCGCCAACGCGGAATACGTGGAAAAATTCGACCCGGTGCGGGCCGCCCGCCACTTCCGGCTGCTGCGCGAGATAGGCGGCGGCGATGACACCGGCCTGCTCATCGAACAGTGCACGGCGCCCGCCGGGCCCGCCGGGCCCGCCGAGCCCGCCGGACCCGCCGGACCCGCCGCGTCCGAAGGGATAGGGGCAGCCGGGGCAGCCGCAGCCGAATTGTCGGCGGAGCCCTGTGACATCCGGCGCGAGACGCGCATCGTGGTGGCCATGCGCCATCCCCCGGCCACGGGCCTGCTGCTGCAAATCGCAAGGATCATGCGCCGCCTGGACATCACCGTGCACCGCGCCTACGCGGACACCTTCGCCGACGAGTCGGGCGAGACGGCCATCATGAGCTTTTACGTGTCGCACAAGGGCGACCTGATCCTGGACGATTCCGCCCTGTGGCAGAACCTGCGCAAGAAGCTGCGCCTGGTGAAGTGGTTTGCCCCGCATGAACTGGAAATCCTGGCCGACGAGGAATCCTGGCCCATCAAGCGCATCATGCTGTTGCAGGCCGCCTGCGGCTTTGCCCACGTGTTCCTGGCCAAGGACAACCAGTGGGCCTTCAGTACCCAGAACGTGGTGCGCGTCGTGCTGGCCCGCCGGGCCGAAACCGCGGCGTTGGTGGACTGGTTCGAGGCCCGCTTCGACCCCACCCTGGGCGAGCGCGAGGCGGCTGCCCGCAGGCTGGAGGCCGACGCAACGGACGCCGTGAATGCGGTGGCCGACGAGCGCGAGCGAGCCGTGCTGCTGATGATCCAGCGCTTCTTTCGCCATGTGCTGCGCACCAACTATTTCCTCGATACCATTTATGGCTTGTCCTTCCGGCTGGACCCGGAATTCCTGCCTCCCGCCTATCGCTACGAGGGCGAGGAACTGCCCTTCGGCATCTTCTTCTTCCACGCGCCGGGGGGCCTTGGCTTTCACATCCGCTACCGCGACATGGCGCGCGGCGGCGTGCGCGTGGTGCCCACCCGCACCCAGGAGCAGTTCGAGCTGGAATCGAACCGCCTGTATGACGAGGTGAAGGGGCTGGCCTATGCCCAGCAGGTCAAGAACAAGGACATCCCGGAGGGCGGGGCCAAGGCGGTCATCCTGCTGGGGCCGCTGGGCGACGTGGGGCTGGCCGTGGCCTCGGTGATCAACTCGCTGCTGGACGTGGTGCTGCCCGGCCAGGACACCCCGGCCCTGCCCGGCGTGGTGGATTACCTGGGCCGGGAAGAAATCATCTACTGCGGCCCGGACGAGAACATCCAGCCTGCGCACATCGCCTGGATGGTGGAACGCGCCCGCCAGCGCGGCTACCGCTGGCCCTCGGCGTTCATGAGCTCCAAGGCCGGGGCTGGCATCAACCACAAGCAGTACGGCGTCACCAGCATCGGGCTGATGGTCTTTGCCGAGGAAATGCTGCGGCATCTGGGCATCGACCCCTTCGCCCAGCCGTTCACGGTGAAGATCACCGGCGGCCCCAAGGGCGACGTGGCGGGCAACCTGATGCGCCTGATGTTCGAGGCCTATGGCGGCAACGTCCGCATCGTGGCTGTCAGCGACGGGCACGGCGGGGCCTGGGACCCGGACGGGCTGGACCAGTCCGAACTGCTGCGCCTCGTGGATGCCCAGCGCAGCATCAGCGCCTTCGACCCGGCTCGGCTACGCGGCGAGGGGGCGTGGGTGGCCACGTCCGACACCCCGGAAGGGGTGCGCCGCCGCAACACCCTGCACAACACCGCCCACGCGGACATCTTCATTCCCGCCGGGGGGCGGCCCGATACCATCAATACCCGCAACTGGCACGACTTCTTCGACCGGGGCGGGGTGCCCACGGCGCGTGCCATCATAGAGGGGGCCAACCTGTTCGTGGCGCCGGAGGCGCGCAAGCGCCTGGCCGAGCGCGGGGTGCTGGTGGTGCACGGCTCGTCGGCCAACAAGACCGGGGTCATCTGCTCTTCGTACGAGGTGCTGGGCGGCCTGGTCATGACCGACGAGGAGTTCATCGCCCACAAGGAACGCTTCGTGGCCGAGGTGCTGGACATCCTGCGGGTGCGCGCCCGCGACGAGGCGCGCCTGCTGCTGGCCGAGATTCGCCGTTGCGATGGCTGCAAGGCCCTGCACGAGATTTCCGTGGATGTCTCGCTGGAGATGAACGCCGTGGCCGACGCGCTGTACGCCGCGCTGGTGGCGCGCGGCGAACCGGTGGAGGCGGACCCGGCCCTGCGCCAGGTGCTGCTGGGCTATCTGCCCCCGGTGCTGGTCGAGCGCTTTCCCGAGCGGATATTCGAACGCATTCCGTTGCGTCACCAGTACGCGCTGGTGGCCGCGCACACGGCCTCGCGCATTGTCTACGCGGAAGGCGCGGGCTGGCTGGCCCCGCTGGCGCGCCAGCGTGACGCCGAAAGCGTGGCCCGGGCCTGGCTGCGCGAGGACGGTCGCATCCGCGACCTGATCGCGGCGGTGTCGCGCAGCGGGCTGCCGGAAGCCACGGCCGTGGTGCACCTGCTGGAGCGCGGCGCGCGCAAGCGGGCCACCGAAGAGGCGCTGGGGCTGGAATGACCGCCACGGGCAGCGCACCGTGCCAGCCCCGCGCGACCCCGCACTGCCGTCGCGGGGGCAGGCGCAGCACTTGCGGGCTTGATTTTTCGCGGGGGCTCGCCCAATATGCCTGTCCGTTTCCGGGGGCGCGGGCAGGCGCGCACTGTCCGAAGGCGGGAAGGAGGTTGCTGCCGTGAACAGGGAAGGACAACACAAGGACGGTCCGCTGAAGGACCGTTACAGGCGCGGTTTCGTCGAGGTCATGTGCCCCAAATGCCGCACCACGCGCATCATCGTGGTGCCGGAAGAGCCCATGCCGCGTTGCGAGAACTGCCGCGTCGAGATGATCGTCAAGGAAGTGCTTACGGAAGGGAAGTACTAGTCCTCGCCGGGGTTTTCGTCCTCCGAAGCGTTGTTCGCCGGGGGAACGGAATTCCTGCCGTGCGTACGGGATGCACACGGCATCCACAAAATTTCAAAGCGGGCTCCCGTGGGGTCCGCGCCGCGCCCCGCGCGTTTTGGGCGGATTGCCGACGCCCGCCGTGCGTCGGGGCGCGGCATCGCGTTGCCGGTTGTGGTTTTTCAACGATATCCGATGGAGGAACGCATGAAACTGTTCAAGCTGCTGGCCGCCATGCTGCTGGCCGTGCTCGTCGCCGCGCCCGCCATGGCCGCCGACATCGAGCTGGCCAAGAAGTCCACCCTCAACGAAATCGTGGCGCGCGGCGAACTGCGCGTCGGCTTCGACGCGGGCTACATGCCCTTCGAAATGACCGACAAGAACGGCAACTACGTCGGCTTCGACATCGACCTCGCCAAGGAACTGGCCAAGGCCATGGGCGTGAAGTTCGTGCCCGTGAACACCGACTTCGACGGCATGATCCCGGCGCTGCTCAGCGACAAGTTCGACATCATCATCAGCGGCATGACCGTGACCCAAGAGCGCAACCTGCGCATCAATTTCGCCGATCCGTACATCGTGGTCGGCCAATCGGTCATCGTCAGCAAGAAGCTGGAAGGCAAGGTCAAGACCTGGGAAGACCTGAACAAGCCGGAATACACCGTGGTCTCGCGCCTTGGCACCACCGGCGAGGAAGCCGCCAAGCGCATGCTGCCCAAGGCCAAGTACAAGTCCTTCGAAAAGGAAGCCGACGGCGCGCTGGAAGTCATCAACGGCAAGGCCGACGCCTGGGTGTACGACATGCCCTTCAACGTGGTGTTCATGGCCGAGCAGGGCAAGGGCAAGGCCCTTCACCTGGACAAGCCCTTCACCTACGAGCCGCTGGGCTTCGGCATCAAGAAGGGTGACCCCGATTTCCTGAACTTCCTGGACAACTTCCTGAGTCAGATCAAGAACGACGGCCGCTACGACCGCATCTACGGCAAGTGGATGAAGTCGACCGAGTGGCGCGCCCAGGTGCAATAGAGGTCCAATAAGCGGATAGCTTCGGCAGGGGCGGGCACCCGCCCGCCCCGCCATGTCCGCCATGTCCGCCATGTCCCGGCCCCACGGTTTTGCGCGGGCGCGGTTCCTTCGTTTCTTCCCGTCACCGGGTAAGGGCAGCGAACCGCCCCCGCGCGAAGCCATGCGGCTTTCGCCGCGCCCTGGCGCGGCCATCTCCCCGGCGCTTTCGCCGCCCGCTGGGTTTCGCACCCCTGCGGTGTGCGCGGCCGCGCCGCAAAAGGAATCACGATGACGCAGTACAGAGGGCTGGACAAGCCCAAGGGCAGGAGCTTCTTCCTGTTCTGGAAAGCCATGTTCGTGGCGGCCATGCTGGCGCTGGTGGCGTTCTTCTGGGTCGCCTCCTCGTCGGTGGAATACATCTGGCGCTGGAACCGGGTGCCGCAGTACTTCTGGGTGAACGAGGCTTCGGACGTGCGTTCCGAGGCCGAGGGCGATGTGACCATCATCGACCGCCAGGGCACCGAACACCGCGTGGTGGTGCGCGACTCGAAGGGCGAGGAGCACCCCCACCTGCTGCCCGGCGAGGGCAAGGTGCTGGTTTCCTCGGGCGATTTCGCCTACCGGGGCGACGTGCTGGGCCGCTATCAGCTGAACAGGCCCGGCATCCTGCTGGAAGGGCTGTGGGTAACCCTTGAAGTCAGCGTGCTGGCCATCATCGGCGGCATCGTCATCGGGGTGGTCACGGGGCTGTGCCGCATCTCCATCAACCCCATGCTGCGCTGGGGGGCCATCGCCTACATCGAGATCATTCGCGGCTCGCCGCTGCTGGTGCAGATATTCCTGTGGTATTTCGTGGTGGGCACGCTCATCAACGCGCTGCTGGAGCACGTGGGCCTTGGGGGCATATCGCCCTTGTGGTACGGCGTCATGGCGCTGGCCCTGTTCACCGGGGCGTACGTGGCAGAAATCGTGCGCGCGGGCATCCAGTCGGTGCACCGGGGGCAGATGGAGGCCGCGCGCTCGCTGGGCATGAGCTACGCCCAGGCCATGCGCAAGGTCATCCTGCCCCAGGCCTTCCGGCGCATCATGCCGCCGCTGGCCGGACAGTTCATCAGCCTGATCAAGGATTCGTCGCTGCTCGGGGTCATCGCCATCCGCGAACTGACCAAGGCCACGCGCGAGGTGGTCACCACCTCGCTCCAGCCGTTCGAGCTGTGGATCGTCTGTGCGGTGCTGTACCTTGTGCTTACCTTCACCCTTTCGCTGTTCGTACAGTACCTTGAACGCAGGGCCATCCGATGATCAATGCCACCAACGTCCACAAGTTCTTCTACACCCCCGACAAGCTGCACGCCCTGCGCGGCGTTTCGCTTACCGTCGCCCCCGCCGAGGTGGTGGTCATCATCGGCCCTTCCGGTTCGGGCAAGAGCACGTTTTTGCGCTGCCTGAACCGGTTGGAATACGCCGACGAAGGCTCCATTCTCATCGAAGGGCGCGACATACTGGACCCCGATTGCGAGATCAACGAGGTGCGGGCCGAGGTCGGCATGGTGTTCCAGTCGTTCAACCTGTTTCCGCACCTGAGCGTGCTGGAGAACCTGACCCTGGCCCAGACCACCGTGCGCAAGCGCGGCAAGGCCGAGGCCGAGAAGAAGGGCATGGAACTCTTGCGCAAGGTGGGCATTGCCGAAAAGCACAACGTGTACCCCGACCAGCTTTCCGGCGGGCAGCAGCAGCGGGTGGCCATTGCCCGCGCGCTGGCCATGGACCCGAAAGCCATGCTGTTCGACGAGCCCACCAGCGCCCTGGACCCGGAAATGGTGGGCGAGGTGCTGGACGTCATGAAGAACCTGGCCCGCGAGGGCATGACCATGGTGGTGGTGACGCACGAGATGGGCTTTGCCCGCGAAGTGGCGGACCGCGTGGTGTTCATGGACCAGGGCAGCATTCTGGAAGTGGGGTCGCCGGACAAGTTCTTCACCGCGCCCGAGCATGACCGGACCAAGTTGTTCCTGAGCCAGATATTGTAGGTTCGGTCAGGCCGCGTCCTTTCACCCTCCGGCTTCCGACCCGGAGGGCGCGAAGCGTGGCCGTCAGGTGAGCTTGCGAGCTTGCCCCAGCCGTAGGCGAGTCAGCGAGCCGTATGGATGGGGACAGCAACGAGACGGCCATCAAGGACAACGCGTCAGATTTCGCCTTTGCTCCGGTCACGAACGAGAAGAGTGAGCCGCGGTCACCACCCGTAACACTCGCGCGGAGCGCTCGCGTAACGGCTGCGGCGCGCTCCCTTCGCAAAAGGCGCATCTTCCTTGCCGGAGAACGAAAATCCTGCGGCCTGGCACAGCCTGACGCGCCCCGGCTTGGCCTCTGAAAGGCAAGGGCACCACACGTCGCACAGACAACTACCGGGGCATTCCATGCAATGGATGCCCCGGCTGTCTTCACGACGCGCCCCTCTCTGGGGGTGGGCAGTGCCCCCTGTTGCCCCCGTGCGGCGTAACGGGTAGAGTCGCGCCCATCCGCAGATCGTCTGGTGGCGCGCCTGGTGACGTTTTTGGCGTTTGGGGTGCGAGGGGTTGCCGTGAATCATGAATTTCTGGCCTTTCTGGGGCTGGCAGCGCTGCTGGTGGTAACCCCCGGCCCGGACACCATGCTGGTGGTGCGCAATGCGTTGCGCGCGGGCGCGTGGGGTGGCGTGGCCACCACGTTCGGCTGCGTGTCGGGGCTGCTGGTGCATGTGGTGTGTTCCGGCCTTGGCGTGTCCGCCGTGCTGGTGCATTCCGCCGGGGCGTTCCATGTGGTGCGTCTGGTGGGGGCCGCGTATCTGGTGTGGCTGGGCGTGCGCGCCCTGCATGGCGCGTGGAAGGGCGGTCCTGATGCGCCCGATGCATCCGATGCACCCGATGCCCCCGATACGTTGACCGCGCCGATGGCATCGGGTGCAGGCAAACCGGCAGGCACCGCGACTTCCGGCCCGGCCCATTGGCGCGCGTACCGCACGGCATCGCGCGGCATGATGCGCCGGGCGTGGGCGGAAGGCTTTCTGAGCAACGTGCTGAACCCCAAGGTGGCCGTGTTCTATCTGGCCGTGCTGCCCAACGTGGTGGCCGCAGGGGGCATGGCGGGGGCCGATGGCGCCTCCGGGGCGGTCGTGCTGGGCGGCGCCTTTGTCCGGGCCTGTCTGTTCGGCGGCATGCAGGCCGTGGTGGCCGTGCTGTGGTTTTCGTTCCTGTCCGTTTCGGTGCACCGGGCGCGCGCCACGCTGCTGCGCCCCGGCGTGCAGCGGGCCCTGGAAGGCGGCGTGGGCGGGCTGATGGTGGGCTTCGGCCTGCGCCTTGCCCTTGATCGAGGATGACCTCTGATGATCGAGGATGACTGCGGATGATCGGGGCGACCTCTGGTTGACCGGCCGCATGGTCTGGTTCCTTTGGGCCTGATTGGCTTCACCCGCCTCACCTGTGCATGACCACGCACGGCACGCCGTGCGGCAGCTTCAACGGAGGTTTTCATGCGGCGAATTGCCATGCCGGTTCTTGTTCCGGCCGCCCTCATGCTGGTCCTGTCCCTTGCCGGATGCGGCGGGCGCGGCGGCCTGTCGCATGTGGCCACTGAACCGTTGACGGGGGCCTGCCAGGCGCGTTGCCAGCAGGACGACGAGTACGGCGTGCTCACGCGCAACGGCTGCATGCGCGGATGCGAGGCAGCCCAGGTGCGCTTTCC
This DNA window, taken from Nitratidesulfovibrio sp., encodes the following:
- the queF gene encoding preQ(1) synthase; its protein translation is MTRKSASPASGSASANASGSTSGSTSGSTSGTADATHTRSQDQTAHLRTLGVKADYPHAGPGPHILEAFPNNFPDRPYIVSIAFPEFTSLCPVTGQPDFATIVTEYIPDQLCVESKSFKLYMFAYRNHQSFMETITNTVLDHMTEALDPLWCRVKGLFTPRGGTHLHVFAERFKQVEEPRAAMVREMVSEWKRESGRHTV
- a CDS encoding LysE family translocator; translated protein: MNHEFLAFLGLAALLVVTPGPDTMLVVRNALRAGAWGGVATTFGCVSGLLVHVVCSGLGVSAVLVHSAGAFHVVRLVGAAYLVWLGVRALHGAWKGGPDAPDASDAPDAPDTLTAPMASGAGKPAGTATSGPAHWRAYRTASRGMMRRAWAEGFLSNVLNPKVAVFYLAVLPNVVAAGGMAGADGASGAVVLGGAFVRACLFGGMQAVVAVLWFSFLSVSVHRARATLLRPGVQRALEGGVGGLMVGFGLRLALDRG
- a CDS encoding transporter substrate-binding domain-containing protein; this translates as MKLFKLLAAMLLAVLVAAPAMAADIELAKKSTLNEIVARGELRVGFDAGYMPFEMTDKNGNYVGFDIDLAKELAKAMGVKFVPVNTDFDGMIPALLSDKFDIIISGMTVTQERNLRINFADPYIVVGQSVIVSKKLEGKVKTWEDLNKPEYTVVSRLGTTGEEAAKRMLPKAKYKSFEKEADGALEVINGKADAWVYDMPFNVVFMAEQGKGKALHLDKPFTYEPLGFGIKKGDPDFLNFLDNFLSQIKNDGRYDRIYGKWMKSTEWRAQVQ
- a CDS encoding ABC transporter permease subunit (The N-terminal region of this protein, as described by TIGR01726, is a three transmembrane segment that identifies a subfamily of ABC transporter permease subunits, which specificities that include histidine, arginine, glutamine, glutamate, L-cystine (sic), the opines (in Agrobacterium) octopine and nopaline, etc.), coding for MTQYRGLDKPKGRSFFLFWKAMFVAAMLALVAFFWVASSSVEYIWRWNRVPQYFWVNEASDVRSEAEGDVTIIDRQGTEHRVVVRDSKGEEHPHLLPGEGKVLVSSGDFAYRGDVLGRYQLNRPGILLEGLWVTLEVSVLAIIGGIVIGVVTGLCRISINPMLRWGAIAYIEIIRGSPLLVQIFLWYFVVGTLINALLEHVGLGGISPLWYGVMALALFTGAYVAEIVRAGIQSVHRGQMEAARSLGMSYAQAMRKVILPQAFRRIMPPLAGQFISLIKDSSLLGVIAIRELTKATREVVTTSLQPFELWIVCAVLYLVLTFTLSLFVQYLERRAIR
- a CDS encoding NAD-glutamate dehydrogenase domain-containing protein is translated as MAESHAKGVEEALSLVKGGLGGIADQVVPWFFANMPDYYLRTHSVTEQVHHLQAIISGRVVTDNHAVRLASPDGRKITYISPSASRDLHGILAGLLGEHIETARIYTTADGQLGLNEFLLAPQPRAGSLRTVQGDDLFSAALDAMRASGELPETDMPPFAAFLATANAEYVEKFDPVRAARHFRLLREIGGGDDTGLLIEQCTAPAGPAGPAEPAGPAGPAASEGIGAAGAAAAELSAEPCDIRRETRIVVAMRHPPATGLLLQIARIMRRLDITVHRAYADTFADESGETAIMSFYVSHKGDLILDDSALWQNLRKKLRLVKWFAPHELEILADEESWPIKRIMLLQAACGFAHVFLAKDNQWAFSTQNVVRVVLARRAETAALVDWFEARFDPTLGEREAAARRLEADATDAVNAVADERERAVLLMIQRFFRHVLRTNYFLDTIYGLSFRLDPEFLPPAYRYEGEELPFGIFFFHAPGGLGFHIRYRDMARGGVRVVPTRTQEQFELESNRLYDEVKGLAYAQQVKNKDIPEGGAKAVILLGPLGDVGLAVASVINSLLDVVLPGQDTPALPGVVDYLGREEIIYCGPDENIQPAHIAWMVERARQRGYRWPSAFMSSKAGAGINHKQYGVTSIGLMVFAEEMLRHLGIDPFAQPFTVKITGGPKGDVAGNLMRLMFEAYGGNVRIVAVSDGHGGAWDPDGLDQSELLRLVDAQRSISAFDPARLRGEGAWVATSDTPEGVRRRNTLHNTAHADIFIPAGGRPDTINTRNWHDFFDRGGVPTARAIIEGANLFVAPEARKRLAERGVLVVHGSSANKTGVICSSYEVLGGLVMTDEEFIAHKERFVAEVLDILRVRARDEARLLLAEIRRCDGCKALHEISVDVSLEMNAVADALYAALVARGEPVEADPALRQVLLGYLPPVLVERFPERIFERIPLRHQYALVAAHTASRIVYAEGAGWLAPLARQRDAESVARAWLREDGRIRDLIAAVSRSGLPEATAVVHLLERGARKRATEEALGLE
- a CDS encoding amino acid ABC transporter ATP-binding protein; the protein is MINATNVHKFFYTPDKLHALRGVSLTVAPAEVVVIIGPSGSGKSTFLRCLNRLEYADEGSILIEGRDILDPDCEINEVRAEVGMVFQSFNLFPHLSVLENLTLAQTTVRKRGKAEAEKKGMELLRKVGIAEKHNVYPDQLSGGQQQRVAIARALAMDPKAMLFDEPTSALDPEMVGEVLDVMKNLAREGMTMVVVTHEMGFAREVADRVVFMDQGSILEVGSPDKFFTAPEHDRTKLFLSQIL